One genomic region from Augochlora pura isolate Apur16 chromosome 7, APUR_v2.2.1, whole genome shotgun sequence encodes:
- the LOC144473521 gene encoding ATPase family AAA domain-containing protein 2-like, which produces MSSAKDFSCVGGLEKHIRVVKETVLFPLMYGEVYAKFNLKPPRGLLFYGPPGTGKTLVASALAVECSNSERKVSFISRKGSDCLSKWVGESEKKLQKIFSMAQQSKPCIIFFDEVDGLAPVRSSRQDFVHASIVSTLLALMDGLENNSEIIVIGATNRVDAIDPALRRPGRFDRELYFPLPCYKARKEILSVHIKSWKYKPPQKFLAYVASKTVGYCGSDLQALCAEAVMCCVRRNYPEIYTSKAKYQINERQLKVEKQDFHKAQQNIMPASHRVSVAPVRSLSFKMQPLLQDDLSRILSQLDILCPTGMLICDVITGKAQSKSTNCPRILLCGNDDSHTRHLGPALLHTLEHLPCHVLDVTTLFEETGKGAEEAIIQKMKMARRSLPSLLYVPDILAWWDLVDEAARVVFTSLMHGLDRSVYMLVLTTANCSVKELPEDISSLFNEHQGETFEITPPGEQERESFFKQLFNHTASDIESNQSSQVDIIQIETSAKKTREVGRKRKSLLQAGSSEHAVTPEVSTSRRNKLGVKGRNKLYTVSQISTSKSKTNVKRKSSGSGEGPSSKRTKNTLRRSLSVSSGEKLSDPQAEELLRKIISVTESWSCHDLEALYTSLELIMEKIEDDAYSAVEECLNQFFEFRRMKQCTKREES; this is translated from the exons ATGTCCTCGGCGAAGGATTTCTCTTGCGTTGGAGGCCTCGAGAAACACATCAGAGTGGTTAAGGAGACGGTTTTATTCCCGCTAATGTACGGCGAAGTGTACGCTAAATTCAACTTGAAACCACCGAGGGGCTTGCTCTTTTATGGGCCTCCTG GCACAGGAAAGACCCTCGTCGCCAGCGCGTTGGCTGTAGAATGCAGCAATTCCGAACGCAAGGTCTCGTTTATATCGCGCAAGGGCTCCGATTGCCTCAGCAAATGGGTTGGCGAGAGCGAAAAGAAGCTTCAAAAAATTTTCTCGATG GCGCAGCAATCAAAACCTTGCATCATTTTTTTCGACGAAGTCGATGGATTGGCACCGGTAAGATCTAGTCGACAAGACTTTGTGCATGCCAGTATCGTTTCCACACTCCTGGCCTTGATGGACGGCTTGGAGAACAATTCAGAGATCATAGTAATTGGGGCAACGAATAGAGTCGATGCTATAGATCCAGCCTTAAGGAGACCCGGCCGGTTCGATAGAGAATTATACTTTCCGTTGCCATGTTACAAAGCGAGGAAAGAAATACTCTCG gtGCACATTAAAAGTTGGAAATATAAACCACCACAGAAGTTTTTAGCTTATGTAGCATCGAAGACGGTGGGATATTGTGGCAGCGATTTACAGGCGCTGTGTGCCGAAGCTGTTATGTGTTGCGTTCGAAGGAACTATCCGGAAATATATACATCGAAAGCGAAATATCAGATCAACGAGCGACAGCTTAAG GTCGAGAAGCAAGATTTCCACAAAGCTCAACAAAACATCATGCCCGCATCTCATCGCGTTTCGGTCGCGCCTGTGAGATCGTTGTCATTTAAGATGCAGCCTCTGCTCCAAGACGATTTGTCACGCATTCTGTCGCAGCTCGATATCCTTTGCCCAACAGGAATGTTAATCTGCGACGTCAT CACCGGTAAAGCTCAGTCGAAATCGACCAACTGCCCGAGGATCTTATTGTGTGGCAACGATGACTCCCACACGCGTCATCTAGGTCCGGCGTTACTTCATACGTTGGAACACCTCCCCTGCCATGTATTAGATGTTACGACCTTGTTCGAGGAAACTGGCAAAGGGGCTGAAGAAGCTATCATTCAA AAAATGAAGATGGCTCGACGAAGTTTACCATCTTTGCTTTACGTTCCGGATATCCTTGCTTGGTGGGATTTGGTAGACGAGGCTGCGCGAGTCGTGTTCACATCTCTGATGCATGGTTTGGATCGGTCCGTGTACATGCTAGTTTTGACCACAGCGAATTGTTCGGTGAAAGAGCTGCCGGAAGAT ATCTCGTCTTTGTTCAACGAACATCAAGGTGAAACTTTCGAAATCACGCCGCCGGGAGAGCAGGAACGCGAATCATTTTTCAAGCAATTATTCAACCATACAGCCTCCGACATTGAATCGAATCAATCGTCGCAAG tggatattattcaaattgaaacGTCCGcaaagaaaacgagagaagttgggagaaagaggaaatcGTTGTTACAAGCGGGTAGCTCGGAGCATGCTGTAACAC CGGAGGTGTCAACATCACGGAGGAATAAACTTGGAGTAAAAGGTCGGAATAAACTTTACACCGTGTCGCAAATATCAACTTCAAAATCAA AAACTAATGTGAAGAGAAAGTCCAGTGGTTCCGGAGAAGGACCATCGTCGAAAAGAACAAAGAACACCCTGAGGAGAAGCTTATCGGTGTCTAGCGGAGAAAAATTGAGCGATCCACAAGCTGAAGAACTACTTCGGAAGATTATCTCAGTAACAGAATCATGGTCGTGCCACGATTTGGAAGCCCTTTACACTTCTCTCGAATTAATTATGGAAAAGATCGAGGACGATGCGTATTCGGCGGTAGAGGAGTGTCtcaatcaattttttgaattcaGACGAATGAAACAGTGCacgaagagagaggagagttGA
- the LOC144473520 gene encoding LOW QUALITY PROTEIN: uncharacterized protein LOC144473520 (The sequence of the model RefSeq protein was modified relative to this genomic sequence to represent the inferred CDS: inserted 2 bases in 1 codon) encodes MAPRMQTDYHSAGNXNRYSLRTLKRGENNVSQRRHIDASITNRKEDFLHCLGLQMKRFPCQYPTLHGVQLNTKDRNHSNGLKLRNCSVVVLGATCSICGKCFKCETDVNVHVARKHSCAETVGTAGVHGQDNGEMPGTLSKSSKYSIVTKKNSATKLQSKLRLILRIGNEIVTETTVKRKHLKLNKTISMATQTELNDATKLITKNNARKADVPGIDHPVFDNSPCQCCTATMRVVNGTNQYIAGNFVENNPTKGEEVARRNEVCRDDKLASTCETNILPSNLMAFKTTEVGRKENNHKNNNFAESLGFVKPILATEKKCDDPRYTESLKSTSITAKEIVDTVTVTFQSHSKDNNGNDKSRGCYTEKLLQTRDGINTVQLVMPVILPIIVPSQISPTTVASQRPTATMSDQHPKMCFVEKQNSDDDVQEVLRIVRGHDNVAREINHESPNRFEQEMLARDAIKDMLRMEQRGLHLLERKSVEQAKKRKRTSVGKFDTRTGVVEEPTRKNMKTGSPENNVVKAMTNERNISKESFARVQKSSHDKISISENAKENVLTCNRNISVPSETLLQHYGINYYIDVCEINNNNTEPVQDPVGCLFIPRSAGIETMSNRPTVIDLVNDTDE; translated from the exons ATGGCGCCACGTATGCAGACGGACTACCACAGCGCAGGAAA AAACAGATACTCGCTGAGGACACTCAAACGCGgcgaaaataatgtttcgcAGCGGAGGCACATCGACGCCTCGATAACAAACAGAAAAGAGGACTTCCTACATTGCCTGGGACTTCAAATGAAAAGATTTCCGTGCCAGTATCCCACGCTACACGGCGTCCAGCTCAATACCAAAGATCGGAATCACTCCAATGGGTTAAAGTTACGCAATTGTAGCGTCGTCGTTCTAGGAGCAACGTGCAGTATATGTGGAAAGTGTTTCAAGTGCGAGACGGACGTGAACGTGCACGTGGCGAGGAAACATAGTTGTGCGGAAACGGTTGGCACGGCGGGGGTGCACGGCCAGGACAATGGTGAAATGCCCGGAACGCTTTCAAAGTCTTCTAAGTATAGTATCGTTACCAAAAAAAATTCTGCAACCAAGTTACAAAGCAAGCTACGGCTGATTCTAAGGATAGGTAACGAAATAGTCACCGAGACCACAGTGAAACGTAAACACCTGAAATTGAACAAAACAATCAGCATGGCCACGCAAACCGAATTAAATGATGCGACAAAATTAATCACGAAAAATAATGCTCGCAAAGCTGACGTTCCTGGTATTGATCACCCTGTATTCGATAATAGTCCTTGCCAGTGTTGCACCGCAACTATGCGTGTGGTAAACGGGACCAATCAATATATAGCTGGTAACTTTGTAGAAAACAATCCAACCAAAGGCGAGGAGGTTGCAAGGCGCAACGAAGTTTGCCGGGACGATAAGTTAGCCTCCACGTGTGAAACGAACATCCTTCCATCGAATTTGATGGCATTTAAGACGACAGAAGTAGGCAGAAAAGAGaacaatcataaaaataacaatttcgccGAATCGCTCGGGTTTGTGAAACCAATATTAGCAACCGAGAAGAAATGCGACGATCCGCGGTATACGGAATCGTTGAAATCGACTTCGATcaccgcgaaagaaattgtcGACACCGTGACAGTTACTTTCCAGTCACATTCGAAAGATAACAACGGAAATGACAAGTCGAGAGGCTGTTACACTGAAAAGTTATTGCAGACGCGCGATGGAATTAACACGGTGCAGTTAGTAATGCCAGTAATATTGCCAATAATCGTGCCGAGCCAAATATCTCCTACAACCGTCGCGAGTCAACGTCCTACGGCGACCATGTCGGATCAACATCCGAAGATGTGTTTTGTTGAGAAACAAAACTCGGACGACGATGTGCAAGAGGTTCTGCGGATCGTTCGGGGACATGACAACGTCGCCAGGGAAATTAATCACGAGTCGCCAAATCGTTTCGAGCAGGAGATGTTGGCTAGGGACGCCATCAAAGATATGCTTAGGATGGAACAGCGAGGTTTGCATTTGCTGGAGAGGAAGAGCGTCGAACAAGCGAAGAAAAGGAAACGGACCAGCGTCGGGAAATTCGATACCAGGACCGGCGTTGTAGAGGAACCGACAAGGAAGAACATGAAAACCGGCAGTCCCGAGAATAATGTCGTTAAAGCAATGACGAACGAGAGGAATATTTCAAAGGAGTCATTCGCTAGAGTACAAAAGTCGAGCCACGACAAAATTTCCATATCGGAGAACGCGAAAGAGAATGTATTAAcgtgtaatagaaatattagtgTTCCATCGGAAACGTTGCTGCAGCATTACGGTATCAATTACTACATCGACGTCTGCGagataaacaataataacacgGAGCCCGTACAGGACCCCGTTGGCTGCCTTTTTATCCCGCGTTCAGCTGGAATTGAGACTATGAGCAACAGGCCGACTGTAATTGATCTAGTCAACGACACCGACGAATAG